CACAATTTCCTCCAAAGACACCCTGGGGTAGCGGGTATCCCGCCCGGCGGGGTCTTGAGGCTCTGCGCGGCCCAGGTCGGCGGCCAGGGGATAGCGCCGTTGCCGCCCGGCAAACACATTCACCCCGCCGAAAAGCGCCAGCACATCGTGCATGTAAGTCTGAGCGTTGAAGGTCATCCACCAGGGCGTGCCGTCGTTTAACTGATCGTACCAAATCGGCACGAAGGTGCGCAGCGGAGGATCGAGGGCTGCCAGACGCTGCATCTCGACGCCCCGGCTGAGGGTCTCCACCTGCACCGCGGCCCGTTCGCTGTGGAACAGGCGCACCAACCCCCACAGGGTCTCCAAAGCCTCGTCCACCGTGAGCGGCGTAGCCACCCACACCGGGATCCCCCGCTGGCGCAGGGCTTCCACCGTTTTGCGGGCGTTCTCCTCGCGGTTGGCCAGCACCAAATCAGGCTCAAGGGCCAGGATATCCTCCAGGCGGGCGTTCTTGGGGCCGCCCACCTTGGGCAGGTTTTGTGCCTCAGGAGGATGAAGGCAAAAGTCGGTTACGCCCACCACCGCCTCGCCCATACCCAGATCAAACAAGCTCTCGGTGAGCGAAGGCACCAGAGAAACCACCCGCTCAGGCGGCCGGGAAAGTTCAGGCAACGGCTCGATCATGCTACACCTCTCCCAACAACGCCAGCACCGCGCCGGCCATCAACGCCGCCCCCCGCCATAACGCTTCTTCGTCGAAATCGAACCTGGGGTGATGGTGACCATAAGTCAGCCCCTTGGCTTCGTTGGCTGAACCGATGAAAAAGTAACACCCAGGGATGTCCTCCATAAAGAAAGCGAAGTCTTCCGAGCCCATGGTGCGTTCCGTGGCGCTGATTTCGGCTTCGGGGAAAAGCCGACGGGCCAACGCCCGCACCTGCTCCGCCACCCCGGAGTCGTTGATCACCGGCGGGGTCAACCGCTGGACCTCCACACCGGCCTGCGCCCCAAAGGCCTGGGCCACCCCCTGGGCGATTTCCCGTACCCGTTTCAACACGGTCTCCCGCACCTCCGGCTCGAAGGTTCGGATGGTGCCCTCCAACTCCGCCTGCGGCGGGATGACATTGAAGGCCTCGCCCGCGCGAATGCGGGTGACGCTGACCACGGCGGTATCCAGGGGATCGATGTTGCGGGCCGCCACGGTTTGCAGCGCGGTGACGATATGCGCCGCGGTCACCACCGGGTCGATGGTCAGATGCGGCGCGGCGCCGTGGCCGCCTTTGCCCTGCACGGTGATCAACAGACGATCGGCCGCGGCCATGGCCGGTCCATCGGTCACCCCAAACCAGCCCAAGGGGCGCTCGTTCCACAGGTGCATTCCCAGCACCACATCGGGGCGCGGATCTTCCAGCACGCCCTCGGCCACCATCCCCTCGGCGCCGCCTAACCCTTCTTCGGCCGGCTGGAAGACAAACTTCACCCGCCCAGCCAGCGACGCGCGGCGCCCGGCCAGCAATCGCGCCACGGTGAGGCCCATAGCCACATGACCGTCATGGCCACAGGCGTGCATCACCCCCGGCACCTGGGAGGCATACTCGGCGCCCGTTTCCTCCTGGACAGGCAACGCATCCATGTCAACGCGCACCAGCACCGTAGGGCCCGGGCGCGCGCCTTCCAGCAGGCCCACCACGCCCGTCTTGGCCACCCCTGTGGTGACCGTCAACCCCAGATCGCGTAAGGTCTTGGCGA
This portion of the Anaerolineae bacterium genome encodes:
- a CDS encoding ABC transporter substrate-binding protein; the protein is MIEPLPELSRPPERVVSLVPSLTESLFDLGMGEAVVGVTDFCLHPPEAQNLPKVGGPKNARLEDILALEPDLVLANREENARKTVEALRQRGIPVWVATPLTVDEALETLWGLVRLFHSERAAVQVETLSRGVEMQRLAALDPPLRTFVPIWYDQLNDGTPWWMTFNAQTYMHDVLALFGGVNVFAGRQRRYPLAADLGRAEPQDPAGRDTRYPRVSLEEIVAQQPELILLPDEPFPFDEAHREALLRLLADTPAAREGRVFLVEGSLLTWHGTRLGKALQVLPGFFRR
- a CDS encoding amidohydrolase, encoding MQTLLQEAQTLFPFTREVRRDLHRHPELGFQEVRTAGVVAKTLRDLGLTVTTGVAKTGVVGLLEGARPGPTVLVRVDMDALPVQEETGAEYASQVPGVMHACGHDGHVAMGLTVARLLAGRRASLAGRVKFVFQPAEEGLGGAEGMVAEGVLEDPRPDVVLGMHLWNERPLGWFGVTDGPAMAAADRLLITVQGKGGHGAAPHLTIDPVVTAAHIVTALQTVAARNIDPLDTAVVSVTRIRAGEAFNVIPPQAELEGTIRTFEPEVRETVLKRVREIAQGVAQAFGAQAGVEVQRLTPPVINDSGVAEQVRALARRLFPEAEISATERTMGSEDFAFFMEDIPGCYFFIGSANEAKGLTYGHHHPRFDFDEEALWRGAALMAGAVLALLGEV